The Altererythrobacter sp. Root672 genome includes a window with the following:
- the trbL gene encoding P-type conjugative transfer protein TrbL, with the protein MDDLSVIDRFMEAFIRYIDSGFGLLGPDVAFLTTVLVGIDITLAGLFWAMGGEDDIIGRFLKKILFVGAFALILGSFPVLAEVIFRSFAGLGLTAGGGTMSADDLLRPGFVAGTGFDAAKPMLDEVGELIGFVGFFENFLAIAVLLIAWLVVVLAFFVLAVQLLVTVIEFKLTALAGFVLVPFALWNRTSFLSERVLGNVVASGIKLMVLAVIVGIGSGFFAEFVAAGQSASGETDLAQAMSLVLGSLALLGLGIFGPGIASGLVAGAPQLGAGAALGTAAAATATLAAGGGAALAGARGLAGGSMAALRAGTAMGSAASTAYRLGQETSGSSSLGAGLKGVGSAAAATARSRMSGTGGLAAAVESGRRAAMSAGETRGPAPAGSGDRSDTFAPPWARRLRSEQSARHNRHAALSAIREGDRGGAGINPDISERED; encoded by the coding sequence ATGGACGACCTTTCCGTCATCGACCGCTTCATGGAGGCCTTCATCCGCTACATCGACAGCGGGTTCGGGCTGCTCGGACCCGATGTCGCTTTCCTGACCACGGTGCTGGTCGGCATCGACATCACGCTCGCCGGGCTGTTCTGGGCCATGGGCGGCGAGGACGATATCATCGGCCGCTTCCTAAAGAAGATCCTCTTCGTCGGCGCCTTCGCGCTGATCCTCGGCAGCTTCCCGGTGCTCGCCGAGGTGATCTTCCGCTCGTTTGCAGGCCTCGGCCTCACGGCCGGCGGGGGCACGATGAGCGCCGACGACCTGCTGCGCCCGGGCTTTGTCGCGGGCACGGGGTTCGATGCCGCCAAGCCCATGCTCGACGAGGTCGGCGAACTCATCGGGTTTGTGGGCTTCTTCGAGAACTTCCTTGCGATCGCGGTGCTGCTCATCGCCTGGCTGGTGGTCGTGCTCGCCTTCTTCGTCCTCGCGGTCCAGCTGCTCGTGACCGTGATCGAGTTCAAGCTGACCGCGCTCGCGGGGTTCGTGCTCGTCCCGTTCGCGCTGTGGAACCGCACCAGCTTCCTTTCCGAGCGTGTCCTCGGCAACGTCGTGGCCTCGGGTATCAAGCTCATGGTGCTCGCCGTGATCGTCGGCATAGGCTCCGGCTTCTTCGCCGAGTTCGTCGCGGCGGGGCAGAGTGCTTCCGGCGAGACCGATCTCGCGCAGGCGATGAGCCTCGTGCTCGGGAGCCTCGCGCTGCTGGGGCTGGGCATATTCGGACCCGGGATCGCTTCGGGACTCGTCGCCGGCGCGCCGCAGCTCGGCGCCGGAGCCGCGCTCGGCACGGCGGCCGCCGCGACTGCGACGCTCGCGGCGGGCGGGGGCGCGGCGCTCGCCGGAGCGCGCGGACTTGCCGGCGGATCGATGGCCGCGCTGCGCGCTGGCACGGCGATGGGCTCGGCCGCCTCGACCGCCTACCGCCTCGGCCAGGAAACCTCGGGCTCAAGCTCCCTCGGTGCGGGATTGAAGGGCGTCGGTAGCGCCGCGGCCGCCACGGCGAGGTCCCGGATGAGCGGGACCGGCGGGCTTGCCGCCGCTGTCGAGAGCGGCCGGCGCGCGGCGATGTCCGCCGGCGAGACACGCGGCCCGGCGCCGGCCGGCAGCGGGGATCGATCCGATACGTTCGCGCCCCCATGGGCGCGGCGGCTGCGTTCCGAGCAGTCGGCGCGCCACAACCGTCACGCCGCGCTCTCGGCGATCCGCGAAGGCGATCGCGGCGGCGCGGGCATCAACCCCGACATCAGCGAACGGGAGGATTGA
- the trbJ gene encoding P-type conjugative transfer protein TrbJ: MKTVLTACALAAGLPLAIALPAAPAAAIPVFDTANYAQNLVQAARSLEQINNQIRSLQNEAQMVQAAARNLERIDFPQLAKIRDAMQRIQALMDQAQAIDFNVDTLDRQVAELFPGASANALPRNERLAQARARLEAAATGYRHAMGVQAQVAENIAEDSGLIDALVARSQGAVGALQAQQAASQLLALGVKQQVQLQALMTSEFRSEAVERARRAQAEADGREATRRFLARERAYTPGAD; encoded by the coding sequence ATGAAGACTGTGCTCACCGCCTGCGCGCTCGCCGCCGGCCTGCCGCTGGCGATCGCGCTGCCCGCCGCCCCGGCGGCCGCGATCCCCGTGTTCGACACTGCCAATTATGCGCAGAACCTCGTCCAGGCGGCGCGCTCGCTCGAGCAGATCAACAACCAGATCCGCTCGCTCCAGAACGAGGCGCAGATGGTCCAGGCCGCGGCGCGTAACCTCGAGCGGATCGATTTCCCCCAGCTTGCGAAGATCAGGGACGCGATGCAGCGCATCCAGGCCCTCATGGACCAGGCCCAGGCGATCGACTTCAATGTCGATACGCTCGATCGGCAGGTCGCCGAGCTGTTCCCCGGCGCTTCCGCGAACGCCCTGCCGCGCAATGAGCGCCTGGCGCAGGCGCGCGCCCGGCTCGAGGCGGCGGCGACCGGCTATCGCCACGCGATGGGCGTGCAGGCGCAGGTCGCCGAAAACATCGCCGAGGATTCCGGCCTCATCGACGCGCTCGTCGCGCGCAGCCAGGGCGCGGTCGGCGCGCTGCAGGCCCAGCAGGCGGCAAGCCAGCTGCTCGCGCTCGGGGTCAAGCAGCAGGTCCAGCTGCAGGCGTTGATGACGTCCGAGTTTCGCAGCGAGGCGGTCGAGCGAGCGCGCCGGGCACAGGCCGAGGCCGACGGGCGCGAGGCCACGCGACGGTTCCTCGCAAGAGAGCGGGCCTATACGCCCGGGGCCGACTGA